The genomic DNA CTGCAGTATCCAAAGCACCACGAACAGTATGATAGCGAACACCCGGCAAGTCAGGAACACGACCCCCTCTAATCAAAACCACACTATGCTCTTGTAAATTATGTCCCTCACCACCGATATATGAAATGACTTCATACCCACTGGTAAGTTTTACTTTACAAACTTTACGCATTGCTGAATTTGGTTTTTTAGGTGTAGAAGTATACACACGCGTACACACACCACGACGTTGTGGACACTGTTTCAGTGCAGGCACCTTATTTGGATAAACTGGCGCCTTACGTCCTTTACGGACTAACTGATTAATTGTAGGCATTTTTATTTAGTTCCCTTCATTTCAACATTTATTTTGCAAATATCGACCTCTTCCTCGTCCTCAAAAACGAAGCCTTACGGCGAAGCTGAGTTTTCTAAACCACTTTTTTAATTAAGTAAACTGCTTATTCTATGCTTTATACAAAAGAATGTCAAGATTGCATCAACTTAACTAATGGTAAAATTAGATATAATCCATCCTATCGAAACTATACAATTTTAAAAATTACATCTAATAAAATGGTTACATTTAAAATAAGCTTCTCGATCGTTAAATAAAAAAGTGTAAATTTATTTGTACTTTTTTATTTAACGATATACTAATTAATTACTCATTTACTACCATATGACTATTATCAATTTGGGATGATTTTACTTCTTCTTTATTATTATCATGATAAATATAACCAGTCCCTGCCGGAATTAATCGACCCACAATAATATTTTCTTTCAATCCTCTTAAATCATCTCTTTTACCCATGATGGCAGCTTCAGTCAACACTCGAGTTGTTTCTTGGAATGATGCTGCAGATAAGAAAGAATCAGTTGATAAAGATGCTTTAGTAATACCTAACAAAATATTTTCATATTTCGCAGGTTCTTTACCTTCAGCTACCAACTTCTCATTAGCAATAACTAAATCGGTTCTCTCAACTTGCTCACCCACAATAAAATCACTATCACCAGCATCAATAATGTTCACTCGACGTAACATTTGACGAATGATAACCTCTATATGCTTGTCACTAATCTTAACCCCTTGTAAACGATAGACTTCTTGTACTTCTTGAACAATATACCGAGTGAGTGATTCAATTCCTTGCAAACGTAAAATATCATGTGGATTATTACTTCCAGAAACAACCATTTCACCTTTATTAACCACTTGCCCATCATGAACAAGCAATTGTCTTTCTTTAGAAATCAAGGTTTCATGATCAAGACCGTCTGCATCCGTAATAACTAGCCTTTGTTTACCTTTAGTTTCTTTACCATAAGAAACAGTTCCTGATACTTCTGCTAAAATACCCGCATCTTTTGGCACACGTGCTTCAAATAACTCCGCTACCCGCGGTAACCCACCAGTAATATCCCTAGTTTTTGTAGATGCTTTCGGCAACCTTGCTAAAACATCACCTCTACCAACTATCTGCCCTTCTTTGACAGTTATGACTGTATCTACAGGAAATGAGGTAAATAAGATAGGCGTTTCTGTACCTGAATAATTAAGCTCATTACCGTTTTCATCCAGTAATTTAATAATAGGTTTTGTCTGTTTTGCTTTAGACGAACCAATTTTATTATCCACAACAACCAACGTTGAAATTCCTGTTATAGGATCAGTTTGTTTTTCAACATTCACCCCTTCTTCCATATTCTCAAAAGCAATCGTTCCTTCATGCTCGGTAATCATAGGGTGGGTGTGTGGATCCCATGTTGCTAAAACAGTGCCTTCTACGATTTCTTGACCATCTGAAACTAACAAGGTTGCACCATATGGAATTTTATGTCTTTCTCTCTCTCTCCCAATTTCATCATGGATCACAATCTCACAAGATCGACCAATAACAATCAATTCACCTTTCTTATTAGCAACGTACCTCATTTGACTTCCAAAACGAACTGCGCCTCTTGTTTTTACTTCAACCTGACTAGCTGCAGCAGAACGAGAGGCTGCCCCACCAATATGGAAAGTACGCATTGTTAACTGAGTTCCTGGCTCCCCAATTGATTGAGCAGCAATAACCCCAACTGACTCCCCTATATTAACCATTTTACCTCGAGCCAAATCACGACCATAACAATGGGCACATAATCCGTAATGAGTTTTACAAGTAATTGGTGTTCTAACCTTCACCTCATCTACACCTAAACTGTCAATTACCTCTGCCAAAACCTCAGTGATTAATGTGTTTCTGTCTATTAATGTTTCACCAGTAATAGGATCAATAACAGGTTCTGCCAATACTCGACCTAAAACACGATCACGAAGTGATTCAATAACATCCCCCCCTTGCACTACAGCCTTAAGTGTCAAACCATCTCTGGTACCACAATCATCTTCAATGACAACTAAATCCTGCGTTACATCCACCAATCTCCTTGTCAAATATCCAGAGTTTGCAGTCTTCAGCGCAGTATCCGCTAGCCCCTTACGTGCACCATGGGTAGAAATGAAATACTGCAATACTGTTAATCCTTCTCTAAAATTCGAAGTAATTGGTGTTTCAATAATAGAACCATCAGGCTTAGACATCAAACCACGCATTCCAGATAACTGTTTAATCTGAGCTGCAGAACCACGAGCACCAGAATCTGCCATCATATAGATAGAATTAAAAGATTCTTGCTCAACTTCATTACCATCTTTATCTAAAGTTCTCTCAAATGACAAGTTATCCATCATTGATTTAGCAATCTTATCGCCAATTTTACCCCAAATATCTACCACCTTATTATAGCGTTCACCTTGAGTAACTAATCCATGCCTGTATTGCTCTTCAATATCCTTTACTTCTTCTTGCGCCTCTTGTAGAATCGACGATTTTTCTTCAGGAATCAACATATCATCTACCGCAATAGAGATACCACCCTTAGTTGAATAAGCAAATCCGGTATACATCAAATGATCTGCAAATATGACCGTATCCCTCAAGCCACATAAACGGAAAGAAGCATTAATTAATTTTGAAATTTCCTTTTTCTTTAGTACAGTATTGATATACTTAAATGGTAACCCTTGGGGTAATATTTCTGACAATAAAGCCCGACCAACTGTAGTTTCATAACGATTGACTACAGGTACATGACTTCCATTATCATCTTTTACCCATTCACTAATTCTTACTGTAATCTTGGCAGAAAGTTCAACTTGTCCAGTCTCATATGCCCTACGAACCTCCTTGGTATCTACAAAAATTCCGCCTTCCCCTTTCACATTAATTTTGCTACGAGTCATATAATAAAGACCTAATACAATATCTTGAGAAGGTACAATAATCGGCTCTCCATTTGCAGGTGATAACACATTATTAGAAGCTAACATTAACGTTCTAGCTTCTTCTTGGGCCTCTAAAGATAAAGGAACATGCACAGCCATTTGGTCTCCATCAAAGTCGGCGTTAAAAGCAGCACACACTAATGGATGTAATTGAATTGCCTTACCTTCAATCAATATTGGCTCAAATGCTTGAATTCCTAGCCTATGAAGAGTCGGTGCCCTATTCAATAATACTGGATGTTCGCGAATGACTTCTTCCAAAATATCCCATACTTCTGGCACCTCTTGTTCTACTAACTTTTTAGCGGCCTTTACTGTACTGGCCATACCTTGTTCTTCTAATTTATTAAAAATAAATGGTTTGAACAACTCTAAAGCCATTTTTTTAGGCAATCCACATTGATGTAATCTCAAATAAGGACCAACAGTAATCACAGAACGCCCAGAATAATCAACACGTTTACCTAACAAATTCTGACGGAAACGACCACCTTTTCCTTTAATCATGTCTGCTAATGACTTTAATGAACGCTTATTAGCACCTGCCATTGCTTTCCCACGTCGGCCATTATCTAACAGTGAATCGACTGCCTCCTGAAGCATTCTTTTTTCATTACGAACAATAATTTCGGGAGCATGCAATTCCAGTAATCGAAATAAGCGGTTATTCCGATTAATAACTCTACGATATAAATCATTTAAATCAGATGTGGCAAATCGCCCCCCATCCAAAGGAACTAAAGGTCTTAAATCTGGTGGCAACACTGGCAAAACTTCAAGAATCATCCATTCGAGCTTCATACCTGTACGCTGAAATGCCTCTAATATTTTCAAACGCTTAGCTATTTTTTTAATTTTTACATCTGAGCTAGTGCTATCCAATTCTTCATTTAGGAGTTTAATCTCTTTATCTAGATCAAAACGTTGTAGCATTTCTTTGATGGCTTCTGCTCCCATTTTAGCGACAAACTCCCCATCACCATGCTCCTCCAATAAATTATAGTAATCCTCTTCTGATAATAATTGCCCCTGCTTAAGGTTAGTTAGCAAAGGATCAATAACAATATATGCCTCAAAATACAGTACCTTCTCAATATCTCTTAATGTCATATCCAAGACCATACCTAGTCTGGAAGGTAAAGATTTTAGAAACCAAATATGAGCAACAGGACTGGCTAAATTAATATGTCCCATTCTTTCACGTCTTACTTTTGACAGGGTGACTTCAACACCACATTTTTCACATGTAACACCTTTATATTTTAAACGCTTATATTTACCACATAAACATTCATAATCTTTCACTGGCCCAAAAATTTTAGCACAAAAAAGCCCATCTCTCTCTGGTTTAAACGTCCTATAATTGATGGTTTCAGGTTTTTTTACTTCTCCATATGACCAAGATCTAATAGTCTCAGGTGATGCAATACCTATCTTAATTGCATCAAAATTTTCTTGCATATTTTGAAACGGGTTATATTCACTTAATAAAGCTTTCATTATCTGTTTGCTCCAAGTTTTATCGAATCATTGTCGACATTAATATATTTAACGATTTTCCAGATCAATATCTAAAGCCAAAGAACGAATTTCCTTTACCAGCACATTAAAGGATTCAGGCATACTTGCCACCATTTTATGTTCGCCCTTAACGATGTTTTCATACATTGCTGTACGACCAGAAACATCATCGGACTTAACCGTTAGCATTTCTTGCAAAGTATATGCCGCACCATAAGCCTCAAGTGACCAAACTTCCATCTCTCCAAATCTTTGCCCCCCAAATTGAGCCTTACCACCTAATGGTTGTTGAGTCACTAAACTATATGGACCTGTAGAACGAGCATGCATCTTCTCATCGACCAAGTGATGTAATTTTAAATAGTGCATAACCCCTACAGTTACTTTACGATCAAACGGCTCACCAGTACGGCCATCAAAAAGAGTAATTTGAGTTTTACTATCATTAAATCCTAATTTCTGTATTGCCGGGTCATCACTTGGGTAAGCAAGATCTAACATTTGTTTAATTTCAGATTCTTCTGCACCATCAAAAACAGGAGAAGCAAATGAAGCACCTTTCCTTAAGTTTTTAGCCAACTGTATGATTTCATCATCTGTTAATTCAGATAAATTTTCTTTCTTACCACTGGTATTATAAATTTTCTCCAAAAATTCCCTTAACTCTGCTACTTGTCGATTTTCCTCTAGCATTTTATTAATTCTTTCCCCTAGACCTTTAGCAGCCCAACCCAAATGCACCTCCAAAACTTGCCCAATATTCATACGACTTGGTACCCCAAGAGGGTTAAGCACAATATCAACTGGCCTTCCATCTGCCATATATGGCAAATCTTCAACAGGTAAAATTCTAGACACCACGCCCTTATTTCCATGACGTCCAGCCATCTTATCTCCTGCTTGCAAACGACGTTTTATTGCCACGAAAACTTTTACCATTTTCTGCACACCCGGTTGTAATTCATCACCACGAGTTAATTTGTTTTTCTTGACTTGATATAGAAGTTCCGCCTCCTCTCGTTTCTGATCAAGATTTTCCTTAATTTTTATTAATTGTTTAGCTAACTCTTCATCTTCTAAACGTATATCAAACCATTCATGTTTTGAACTAAACGAATCTAGGTAGTCTTTTGTTACCTTTTCACCCCTGGCCAAATTTTTTGGTCCACCTTTTACTTTCTGGCCAATAATTGCTCTTTCAATACGAGCAAAAGCATCTGTATCATAAATTCTTAACTGGTCATTCAAGTCTTGTCGATATTTTTTTAACTCAAAATCAATAATATACTCTGAACGAGCATCACGTTTAATACCCCCTCTAGTAAATACCTGAACATTAATAACTGTACCACTAATACCTGTAGGCATTCTCAATGAAGTATCTTTAACATCCGAAGCTTTCTCACCAAAAATAGCTTTTAAAAGTTTCTCCTCTGGTGTCAGTTGCGTTTCACCTTTAGGGGTCACTTTTCCAACCAATACATCCCCAGGACCTACTTCGCTACCAATATAAATAATACCAGACTCATCTAGCCGATTTTGCATTCTCTCAGACAAATTAGGAATATCTCGAGTAATCTCTTCTGGCCCCAACTTAGTATCACGGGATACAATATTCAATTCTTCAATATGAATCGATGTATAACGATCATCCGCTACTACTTTTTCTGAAATTAAAATTGAATCCTCGAAGTTATAGCCATTCCAAGGCATAAAGGCAACAGTTACATTTTGACCTAAAGCCAACTCCCCTAAGTCAGTAGACGCACCATCTGCTATAACATCACCCGCTTGTAACACATCACCAACTTGAACAATTGGTGTCTGATTAATATTAGTATTCTGATTTGAACGAGTAAATTTAATTAAATTATAAATATCTACCCCAATTTCACCTACTTCAGTTTCTACATCATTGACTCGAATAACAATTCGACCTGCATCAACATAATCAACTACCCCTCCACGTTTAGCAGTCACCAAAGTAGCAGAGTCTTTTGCTACAGCTTTCTCAATACCAGTTCCTACCAAAGGTTTTTCTGGTATCAAACAAGGAACCGCTTGACGTTGCATGTTGGCTCCCATTAAGGCTCGGTTTGCATCATTATGCTCTAAAAATGGTATCAAAGAAGCAGCTACTGAAACAATTTGACCAGTAGATACGTCCATATAGTTAACCATATCTGGTGTAGCAAATATAGTTTCACCATTCTCACGACAGGTAACTAATTCGTCAACTAACTTACCATCCTCATCTAAATTAGAGTTAGCTTGAGCAATAATGTAATGACCTTCCTCGATAGCTGATAAGTAATCAATTTGATTAATCACTTGACCATTTTCCACCTTAACATAAGG from Neisseriaceae bacterium includes the following:
- the rpsL gene encoding 30S ribosomal protein S12 → MPTINQLVRKGRKAPVYPNKVPALKQCPQRRGVCTRVYTSTPKKPNSAMRKVCKVKLTSGYEVISYIGGEGHNLQEHSVVLIRGGRVPDLPGVRYHTVRGALDTAGVKDRKQSRSKYGAKKPK
- the rpoC gene encoding DNA-directed RNA polymerase subunit beta'; this translates as MKALLSEYNPFQNMQENFDAIKIGIASPETIRSWSYGEVKKPETINYRTFKPERDGLFCAKIFGPVKDYECLCGKYKRLKYKGVTCEKCGVEVTLSKVRRERMGHINLASPVAHIWFLKSLPSRLGMVLDMTLRDIEKVLYFEAYIVIDPLLTNLKQGQLLSEEDYYNLLEEHGDGEFVAKMGAEAIKEMLQRFDLDKEIKLLNEELDSTSSDVKIKKIAKRLKILEAFQRTGMKLEWMILEVLPVLPPDLRPLVPLDGGRFATSDLNDLYRRVINRNNRLFRLLELHAPEIIVRNEKRMLQEAVDSLLDNGRRGKAMAGANKRSLKSLADMIKGKGGRFRQNLLGKRVDYSGRSVITVGPYLRLHQCGLPKKMALELFKPFIFNKLEEQGMASTVKAAKKLVEQEVPEVWDILEEVIREHPVLLNRAPTLHRLGIQAFEPILIEGKAIQLHPLVCAAFNADFDGDQMAVHVPLSLEAQEEARTLMLASNNVLSPANGEPIIVPSQDIVLGLYYMTRSKINVKGEGGIFVDTKEVRRAYETGQVELSAKITVRISEWVKDDNGSHVPVVNRYETTVGRALLSEILPQGLPFKYINTVLKKKEISKLINASFRLCGLRDTVIFADHLMYTGFAYSTKGGISIAVDDMLIPEEKSSILQEAQEEVKDIEEQYRHGLVTQGERYNKVVDIWGKIGDKIAKSMMDNLSFERTLDKDGNEVEQESFNSIYMMADSGARGSAAQIKQLSGMRGLMSKPDGSIIETPITSNFREGLTVLQYFISTHGARKGLADTALKTANSGYLTRRLVDVTQDLVVIEDDCGTRDGLTLKAVVQGGDVIESLRDRVLGRVLAEPVIDPITGETLIDRNTLITEVLAEVIDSLGVDEVKVRTPITCKTHYGLCAHCYGRDLARGKMVNIGESVGVIAAQSIGEPGTQLTMRTFHIGGAASRSAAASQVEVKTRGAVRFGSQMRYVANKKGELIVIGRSCEIVIHDEIGRERERHKIPYGATLLVSDGQEIVEGTVLATWDPHTHPMITEHEGTIAFENMEEGVNVEKQTDPITGISTLVVVDNKIGSSKAKQTKPIIKLLDENGNELNYSGTETPILFTSFPVDTVITVKEGQIVGRGDVLARLPKASTKTRDITGGLPRVAELFEARVPKDAGILAEVSGTVSYGKETKGKQRLVITDADGLDHETLISKERQLLVHDGQVVNKGEMVVSGSNNPHDILRLQGIESLTRYIVQEVQEVYRLQGVKISDKHIEVIIRQMLRRVNIIDAGDSDFIVGEQVERTDLVIANEKLVAEGKEPAKYENILLGITKASLSTDSFLSAASFQETTRVLTEAAIMGKRDDLRGLKENIIVGRLIPAGTGYIYHDNNKEEVKSSQIDNSHMVVNE
- the rpoB gene encoding DNA-directed RNA polymerase subunit beta, whose translation is MSYSVTDKKRIRKSFAKRQNVLDFPYLLAMQKDSYARFLQYDIPTEAKKDEGLQAAFNSIFPIVSHNGFARLEFIGYKLGQPEFDIQECQVRGVTYDAPLRAKIRLVIFDKESSKKNIKEIKEIRENEVYMGQIPLMTPSGYFVINGTERVVVSQLHRSPGVFFEHDKGKGHSSGKKLFSARIIPYRGSWLDFEFDPKDLLYFRIDRRRKMPVSILLKALGYSVEDILSIFYEFEDYQLIGNGKVFTELVPKYLLGEKCNFDIVGEDGSIIVNKGTKVTKKNLRDINKASITTIEIPSEALIGKVLAKDIVHPETGEIIAFANDEITEELFEKIELSNIKSIQTIHINELNQGPYISNTLRIDETNDELSAKVAIYRMMRPGEPPTDDSVTQLFQRLFFDHDVYDLSKVGRMKFNTRTYENKIEDIANEWFKKLMNETVSDQRGNSDLVLNYSDILVVIATLVELRNGHGEVDDIDHLGNRRVRSVGELVENQFRSGLARVERAVKERLNQAESDNLMPQDLVNAKPVSAAIKEFFGSSQLSQFMDQTNPLSEITHKRRVSALGPGGLTRERAGFEVRDVHPTHYGRVCPIETPEGPNIGLINSLSVYARTNEYGFLETPYVKVENGQVINQIDYLSAIEEGHYIIAQANSNLDEDGKLVDELVTCRENGETIFATPDMVNYMDVSTGQIVSVAASLIPFLEHNDANRALMGANMQRQAVPCLIPEKPLVGTGIEKAVAKDSATLVTAKRGGVVDYVDAGRIVIRVNDVETEVGEIGVDIYNLIKFTRSNQNTNINQTPIVQVGDVLQAGDVIADGASTDLGELALGQNVTVAFMPWNGYNFEDSILISEKVVADDRYTSIHIEELNIVSRDTKLGPEEITRDIPNLSERMQNRLDESGIIYIGSEVGPGDVLVGKVTPKGETQLTPEEKLLKAIFGEKASDVKDTSLRMPTGISGTVINVQVFTRGGIKRDARSEYIIDFELKKYRQDLNDQLRIYDTDAFARIERAIIGQKVKGGPKNLARGEKVTKDYLDSFSSKHEWFDIRLEDEELAKQLIKIKENLDQKREEAELLYQVKKNKLTRGDELQPGVQKMVKVFVAIKRRLQAGDKMAGRHGNKGVVSRILPVEDLPYMADGRPVDIVLNPLGVPSRMNIGQVLEVHLGWAAKGLGERINKMLEENRQVAELREFLEKIYNTSGKKENLSELTDDEIIQLAKNLRKGASFASPVFDGAEESEIKQMLDLAYPSDDPAIQKLGFNDSKTQITLFDGRTGEPFDRKVTVGVMHYLKLHHLVDEKMHARSTGPYSLVTQQPLGGKAQFGGQRFGEMEVWSLEAYGAAYTLQEMLTVKSDDVSGRTAMYENIVKGEHKMVASMPESFNVLVKEIRSLALDIDLENR